ACGCGGCCCGGCGGTGGCGCTCGCTGCGGCCGACGCCACGGACCCGGGCGAAGAACTCCAGATTCTCGGCGATCGAGAGGTCGGGGTACAGCGAGAACCTCTGTGACATGTAACCGATGAGTGGCGTGACCGCGTCCCGCTCGGTGATCACGGAGCGTCCGAAGACCTCCGCCGATCCGGTGTCGGGCAGCAGAACCGTGGCCAGCATCCGGATCAGGGTCGACTTGCCGGCCCCGTCCGGCCCGAGCAGGCCGAACACCGCGCCGCGGGGGACGTCCAGATCCAGCTCGGCGACGGCCACGGTGTCACCGAAGCTGCGGCCCAGGCCGGAGGCCCGGACAGCCAGAGGAGGGCTGGTCGGAGTGGTCATGTTCAGTCGAGGCTGACGTCCACCGGCATGCCGGCCTTCAGGCCACCGGACGGGTCGCTGACCTTCACCCGCACCTCGTAGACCAGCTTCACCCGCTGCTCGGCGGTCTGGACGGTGTTCGGGGTGAACTCAGCCTCACTGGCCACATAGCTCACTGTTCCGGTGAACCGGGTGCTGAGGGAGTCGGTGCTGACCGTGGCCGGCGCTGCGACCTTCACCTGACCGATCCGGGTCTCCGGCACGAACACTCGGACGAACAGATCGGTCGGATCGGCGATGGTGAGCAGAGTCTTGCCGGGGGCGGCGTTCTGGCCGGTGTTCGCGGTCACCGAGATCACCACGCCACTGCGCGGAGCGGCGATCTTGGTGTAGCCCAGCTGAACGTCGGCCAGTTTGACGGCAGCCTCGGCCTGGCTGAGCCGCGCCTTCGCTGCGGTGATGTCGGCCTTGGTGGAGTCGTCGTCGTTCTTGGCATTGGTCAGCGCGGCCTTGGCGGCCACCACTCCCTGTTGGGCCTGCTGCTTCTGCAGGGTGAACGCGGCAGCGTCCAGCTCGACCAGGGGCTGGCCCTTGGTCACCTGGTCACCCTCGCTGACCTTGACCGCGGTGATCCGCCCGGCCAGCGCTGAGCCGACCTGGTACTGGTTGCTCTCCACGGCGCCGGTGAAGTCCAGTCCGGTCGTGGACGGGTTCGGCTGGGTGGAACTCCACCACCACCAGCCGCCGGCTCCGGCCAGCAGGGCGACCACCAGGATGATCACCGGGATCGGGGGGTGCTTGCGCGCTTTGGCCATTGTGGTCACCTGTCCATCTCGAGAGTTGCTGCCGGGTGGCAGCCATGGATGCTGAGTTCGACGGGGCTGCCGGCCGGCAGCTGGTCGGTGGCGGTGAACTCCACCTGGACGGCTCTGGTCAGGTGGATCTCATCGGTGCCGGTGCTGGACGGCGGGTAGTCCGCACTGGGGGCGATCCGGGTCAGGGTGGCGGCGATCGTGGTGTCGCCGGCCAACCAGTCGGCATGGACGTCCGCCGCATCGCCGAGGCAGACCGTGGCCAGCTGGGACGGCGACAGCCAGGCGGTCACGGTGCTCGGCCGGTCTGGACGAATGGCGACCGCATCGGCGCCAGCGGCCAGCTGCTCACCGGGCTGCGCCACCCAGACCACGACCCCTGCGCGCGGCGCGACCAGTTCGGCCAGATCGAGTTGCACCGAGGTCAGGTCTACCGGGACCTTCATGGTGTCGGCACCGATCCGAGCCAGTCCGAGCAGATCGCACAGGCTGGCTCGGCCGTCGGTGAGCTTGGCCCGGGCATTGTCGAGTCGGGTTCGTCCGGCGCGGGCCTTCTTCAGCCCGGCGGCCAGCTTCGGCAGGGCGGCGTCGATCTTCTTCAGGCCGGCCTTCAGTTGGCTGCGGGCCGCGGTCAGTTGCTGCTGCTTGGCGATCAGCTCGGGTGGCACCGGCATCCCCGGCGGGAGCGCAGCGATGGCCTGCTGCACCGCAGCCAGTCCGTCCTCGACCTGGCTGAGCTTGTGGCGCAGCGTGGGACGCGTCTTGAGCAGCTTGCTGCGGGTGGACTCCAGCTGGCTGATCGCATCACTCACCTTGGCGCGGGCATCGGCCAGGTCGTGTTGGGCGTCGTAGGTGCTGTCGATGGCTGCCTGGAGCACCCCGATCTGGGCCGACGCCACGGCGGCGTCCGCCTTCGCCGAGGTGAGCTGGGCGGCCAAGGCCGCGGTATCCACCGAGCCCAACGGCTGGCCGGTACGGACGTGGTCACCGACGGCCACCTTCAGCTCGTCCAGAGTGGCCGTGGTGCCCAGGCTGTAGCGCGCGGCCACCCCGCTGGTGGTCTGGGCCTGGCGTCCGCTCACCGGGTCGATCGGACCGGACGCGCGGGTGAAGCCGGCATCCAGGTTCACCGCGGGCATGGCCAGGGCCGGCATGGCGACGACGTCTTGCTCGTCGGTGACGTTGCCGATCACGCGCAGCTCGGGGCTGCTGCCGCAACCGCTCAGTGCCACGGTGGCGGCCAGCGCGAGGACGAGAGTGGGCTGGTGCATCAGGCCTCCACCAGCGTCAGGAAGGCGTCGACCATCTTCTCCAGTTGGCGCACGCTGGGTGGGTTGGCCGGTTCGGCGCTGAGGAACCCGTCCAGAGCGATGTAGGTCATCAGCGGGCCGACGAACATCCGGGCGGCCAGGTCGGGATCGGACAGTCGGATCAGACCCTGCCCAGCAGCCCGGATCAGGATGGCCTGGACCTGAGCCAACAGCTGGCCCGGCAGGGCGTCCCGGAAGACCTTGCGCAGCTCGAGCACTCGGAACACCTCGCCCAGCACCAGGCGGACCAGGGCGATGGCCTCCGGTTCGAGCAGGTTGCGGGTGATCTGCACCGAGAAGCCGACCAGGAGTCGCCGCAAGTCGTCCCGGCTGTTGAGGGCGACCGGTTCGCCGCTGGGCAGGCTGATCTCGCTGATTCCGCCGTACAGCACTGCAGCCAGCAGTTCGATCTTGGTGGGGAAGTAGGTGTACAGGGTCTGCTTGCTCACCCCGGCCTCGGCCACGATGGCGTCGATCGAGGTGCCGGCGAAGCCGTTGGCCAGGAACATCCGATGCGCCGCATCGATGATCTGCGCCCGCTTCGCCCGCTGTCGTTCACTGAGGCCCTCAGTCACGAATCAAACTGTACCGTACAGTTTGATTCGTGCAAGGGGTGCGCCACGAGAGCCGTCCCGACGCCCAAGTAGGCTGTGCGGCATGACCAAATCGGTGGCAGAGCTGGCCAGGCGCCGTAATGGCCTGCCGGGCACGACTGCCGCACCGACCGGTCCGCTCTGGCAGCGCGTCCTGCGCTCGGGCTGGACCTGGCTCCTGCTCGGCGCCACCGCGGTCTTCGTGGCCGCCCTGGCCGCCCAATGGCAGCTCCTCACTGCGGACATTCCGGTCGAGGGTGGCGTCATCGAGGGAGTGAATGCTTCTGCCATCCGCACCTCTGCCTGGCTGGCCTTGCCCACTCTTGCGGTCTGGACGGTGTTGTTCCTGCTCGCTGATCGCTACCGCCCACAGCGGTTCGCCATCTGGTACCTGGCCCTGGGCTGGGGGGCGGCGATCGCCACCTTCCTCTCGATCTACGCCAACACCTGGGCCGGCCAGCACCTGTCGATCGCCGGCGATGGGGATCCGGCCAGCTCGGCGCGGGCGGCGATCTTCGTGGCGCCCTTCGTCGAGGAAGCGGCCAAGGCCACGGTGCTCTTCGGGATCGCCATCCTGGCCCGCTACCGGCTCACCTCGAAGGTCTCCACGATCGTCCTGGCTGGCCTGTCGGCGGCTGGCTTCGCCTTCACCGAGAACATCATTTACTACTCGCGAGTGATCGTGTTCTCCTCACAGAACATCGGGGTCGGTGACGCGGACGCCGCGTTGTCCCAGATCGTGCTGCTCCGCGGTGTGCTCACCGCCTTCGGGCACCCGCTGTTCACCATGATGACCGGGATCGGCCTGGCCGTCGCCCTGCGCACGCGCAGCAAGGTGGTCCGGGTGCTGGCCCCGCTGGCCGGCTACCTGGCCGCAGCCGGGTTGCACATGCTGTTCAACTCACAGGCCACCCTCGCCGACGGACGCACCCAGATGGTCCTCTACTTCGTGATCGCATTGCCGATGGTGCTGGGCGCCCTGGTCTACGTGATCCGGCAGATCCTGGCCGAGGGCCGGCGGATCCGAACCCGGCTCGGCGACTACGTCCAACTCGGCTGGCTGCCGGCCGCCGACCAGCTGGTCAACGCCAAGCTGCGCACCCGGGCCTGGGCGCTGCTGATCGGGATCACCCACGGGCCCAGGGTCTGGTGGGCCACGGTCCGGCTGCAGCGGACGCTGACCGAGCTGGCCTACCTGCGTGACGGTCAGGTGCGCGGCCTCTACGACCAGGCCGCCACTGTGCGGGCCCGGGAGCTGATCGAACTGGCCCACCAGTTGCGTCCGGTGGCGATCGCCGATCCGCGTGGGCGCCGGCTGAACCTGCCTCGGCTGCGCCGACGGCAGCCGAGCGCCTACCAGCCACCGAACTACCCCGGTCCGGCCGGCCTTGGCGGGAACTGGCCAGCGCCGGGCCAGTCGTCGCAGCTAGGATCACCTGGGTATTCGGCCGTGGATCCCCGCTGGGGACCGCCGAAAGGCTAGGAGGAACCGATGAGCGTGGAGAGCCTCTCGGCTGCGCTCGTCAGGTTGCGGGAAGCCTTGGGTGCGGTCCGGCTGCCGCTGGATCTCCCGGACGCGCAGGCCGTGCTGAGCCGGGCCCGGGAACAGGCTGCTCAACTCGACGATTACGTGCTGCCCCGACTTGGACGACTGGACGCCCCGCTGCTGGCCGTGGTCGGCGGCTCCACCGGAGCCGGCAAGTCGACCCTGGTCAACTCGTTGATCGGACGTCCAGTGACCGCAGCCGGAGTGATCCGTCCGACCACCCGGGCCGCCGTCTTGGTGCATCATCCCGACGATGCCGCCTGGTTCACCTCGTCCCAGGTGCTGCCCGGGCTGGCCCGCAGCGACGGGCCGACGCAGGACGTCCGCGCGCTGCAACTGGTGGCTGAGCCCAGCCTGCCTCGCGGGCTGGCCGTGCTGGATGCTCCCGACCTGGACTCGGTGGTCGCCGAGAACCGGGCGCTGGCCGGACAGTTGCTGGCTGCCGCCGACCTGTGGCTGTTCGTCACCTCGGCGGCCCGCTACGCCGATGCCGTGCCCTGGGACTACCTGCGCTCGGCCGCCGAGCGCAAGGCCGTGGTCGCGGTGGTCCTGGACCGGCTGCCACCAGCAGCCGTGGACGATATCCCGGCCCACCTGGGCCAGATGATGAGCCAGCGCGGGCTGGCCGAGTCGCCGCTGTTCGCGGTGCCCGAGACCGAGGTGGACGCCGACGGGCTGCTGCCGGCCGCTGCGGTGGCGCCGATTCGCTCCTGGCTGGCCGAACTGGCCCACAGTGCTGTGCGCCGCAATGAGGTGGTCGTGCAGACCCTGGACGGTGCGATCACCGCGCTGGCTGCGGCGGCCCCGCAGGTGGCCGAGGCCGTTGAGGCCCAGCAGGATGCCGTGGCCACGCTGCGTGGCGATGTGGAGTCGATCTTCGCCATGGCTGCCGAGTCGATCTCGGCCCAGACCGCGGACGGAACCATGCTGCGCGGTGAGGTGCTGGCCCGCTGGCAGGACTTCGTCGGGACCGGTGAGTTCTTCCGTGCGGTCGAGCAGAAGATCGGCCGGATGCGAGACCGGCTGACCGCCGCCGTGAAGGGCGAGCCTCGCCAGGCCGCCCAACTGAAGATCGCCGTGGAGTCCGGGCTGGAGATCCTGCTGCGCGAAGAGGGCGAGGCTGCCGTCCGCCGCGTCGTTGCCAGCTGGCAGGCCCACCCGGCCGGACGCCGGCTGTTGGCCGAGCATGAGGAGTTGGGGCGCACGCTGCCCGAGTTCGGCCCGGCCGCGGCTCAGGCCGTCCGCGACTGGCAGGGCGATGTGCTCACTTTGGTGACCAGCGAGGGCCAGCAGAAGAAGGCGAAGGCGCGCTACCTGGCGCTCGGCCTGAACGGCATCGGGGTGGCCCTGATGATCGTGGTCTTCTCTCAGACCGGCGGCCTGATCGGCGCCGAGGTGGGCATCGCCGGCGGCACCGCGGTGCTGGCCCAGCGGTTGTTGGAAGCGGTCTTCGGGGAGGACGCCGTCCGACGCCTGGCCCGGCAGGCCAAGCAGCAGTTGGACGCCCGCACCGCCCAGGTGCTGGCACCGGAGTCGGCGCGGTTCCAGGCTGTCCTCGATCAGATCGAAGTGCGTCCGGGCCAGGCGGAGGAGTTGCGGGCCGCCGTGGCCGAACTGGATCGGGCCCGTGCCGAGGCCGACCGCTTCACCAGCGCTCCGGTGCCGAAGGCCCCGGCCATTCCGGTGCCCACCGAGCTGGCCGCGTTGGCTGCGGAAGTGACGCGTCGTCCGCAGCCGCAGCCGGCTGAGCGGGACGAGGAGTCGACGCCGGTCGAAGAGGTGGAGCACTCGTGAGTGAAGACCGACTGAACCGTCGGATCGAGGCGTTGCGTACGGCCACCGAGTTGGCTGCCGGGCGCAGCGACGAGGCCGTGCTGACCGCGGCCGGTCAGGTGATCGAGCGGGCCGGGACCCGGGTCGCGCTGAGCGGCTCACACACGGTGATCGCGATCGCCGGATCAACCGGCTCGGGCAAGTCGAGCCTGTTCAACGCCATCAGCGGCACCGAACTGGCCGAAGTGGCGCTGCGCCGTCCGACCACCTCGAAGGCCATGGCGGCCAGCTGGGGGACCAAGCTGCCCCACGAGTTGCTCGACTGGCTGGACATCACCCGACGGCATCTGATCGCCGCCGAGCCCGGGGAGCTGTCCGATCTGGTCCTGCTGGACCTGCCCGACCACGACTCGGCCGACCTCGGCCACCGGCTCAATGTGGACCGGCTGATCGAGCTGGTGGACGCCATGATCTGGGTGGTCGATCCGCAGAAGTATGCCGATGCGGCTCTGCACGATGGCTACCTGCGGCGGCTGGCCAGCCATGCCGAGGTGATGCTGGTCGTGCTCAACCAGGTGGATCTGCTGCCACCGGACCAGCTGGACAACTGTGTGGCCGACCTACGTCGGCTGTTGGACGAGGAGGGCCTGCGGGCCACCCCGCTGATCGCGGTGTCGGCGGCCACCGGACGCGGCGTCCGGCAGTTGCGGGACTCGCTGGCCCAGACCGTGGCGAACAAGCAGGCCATGACCCGGCGGCTGGCCGCCGACGTCACCGTCTCCGCCGAGGCCCTGACCCGCGATCTCGGCCCCGAGGCGCCGGCCCGGGTGAACCCGAGCCTGGTGCGGCAGGTGGACTCGGCGCTCGCGGAAGCTGCGGGGGTGTCCCTGGTCGTCGAGGCGACCCGGACGTCCTGGCGCCGGCGCGGCGCGATCGCCACCGGTTGGCCCCTGGTCAGCTGGATCGGACGGATCAAGCCCGACCCGCTCAAGCGGTTCCGGCTCGAGCTGGCACCGGCCGAGCCGCAGCCCACCGAGGTGAACCGGACGTCGCTGCCGCCGGCCACGGCCGTCCAGAAGGCGCTGGTGGACAAGGGAATGCGGCTGCTGGTCGACCATGCCCGCACCGGGCTTCCGGCCGGCTGGGCGCGGGCAGTCGAGGCCGCCGCGCACGCCAACGACGCGATCCTGGCCGACCGGTTGGACAAGGCCGTGGCCGAGGTCAGCCTGGACCGGCGCCGGTGGGCCTGGTGGTGGCCGCTGATCGGGCTGCTCCAGTGGGTGCTGATCATCGCGGCCGTGGCCGGGGCGCTGTTCCTCTTCGCCGGCTCCACGCTGACGTCATGGGGCGTTCCGCCGCTGCCCGCACTGACCTGGTACGGCTACCCGTTGGGCTTCTGGCTGCTGGCCGGGGGAGTCGGCGGTGGCCTGGTGCTGGCCGGAGTGTCCCGGCTGCTGGTCTGGGCCGGTGCGGCCCGGCGCGCGGCCAAGGCCCGGCGCGAGCTGTCCGCCGCGGTGACGACCGTGGTCGCCGAGCTGGTGATCACACCGCTGCAGGCCGAGCTGGACCGCTACCACGAGGTACGTCGGCAGCTGCGGACCGCGGCATCGTCCTGATCCTGCGCTGCGTGCGGGATCCACAGCCGGTTCGGCTCGTCCACAGGCAGCCCAGTTCGC
The nucleotide sequence above comes from Propionicimonas paludicola. Encoded proteins:
- a CDS encoding HlyD family secretion protein gives rise to the protein MAKARKHPPIPVIILVVALLAGAGGWWWWSSTQPNPSTTGLDFTGAVESNQYQVGSALAGRITAVKVSEGDQVTKGQPLVELDAAAFTLQKQQAQQGVVAAKAALTNAKNDDDSTKADITAAKARLSQAEAAVKLADVQLGYTKIAAPRSGVVISVTANTGQNAAPGKTLLTIADPTDLFVRVFVPETRIGQVKVAAPATVSTDSLSTRFTGTVSYVASEAEFTPNTVQTAEQRVKLVYEVRVKVSDPSGGLKAGMPVDVSLD
- a CDS encoding HlyD family secretion protein, which translates into the protein MHQPTLVLALAATVALSGCGSSPELRVIGNVTDEQDVVAMPALAMPAVNLDAGFTRASGPIDPVSGRQAQTTSGVAARYSLGTTATLDELKVAVGDHVRTGQPLGSVDTAALAAQLTSAKADAAVASAQIGVLQAAIDSTYDAQHDLADARAKVSDAISQLESTRSKLLKTRPTLRHKLSQVEDGLAAVQQAIAALPPGMPVPPELIAKQQQLTAARSQLKAGLKKIDAALPKLAAGLKKARAGRTRLDNARAKLTDGRASLCDLLGLARIGADTMKVPVDLTSVQLDLAELVAPRAGVVVWVAQPGEQLAAGADAVAIRPDRPSTVTAWLSPSQLATVCLGDAADVHADWLAGDTTIAATLTRIAPSADYPPSSTGTDEIHLTRAVQVEFTATDQLPAGSPVELSIHGCHPAATLEMDR
- a CDS encoding TetR/AcrR family transcriptional regulator, whose amino-acid sequence is MTEGLSERQRAKRAQIIDAAHRMFLANGFAGTSIDAIVAEAGVSKQTLYTYFPTKIELLAAVLYGGISEISLPSGEPVALNSRDDLRRLLVGFSVQITRNLLEPEAIALVRLVLGEVFRVLELRKVFRDALPGQLLAQVQAILIRAAGQGLIRLSDPDLAARMFVGPLMTYIALDGFLSAEPANPPSVRQLEKMVDAFLTLVEA
- a CDS encoding PrsW family intramembrane metalloprotease, which produces MTKSVAELARRRNGLPGTTAAPTGPLWQRVLRSGWTWLLLGATAVFVAALAAQWQLLTADIPVEGGVIEGVNASAIRTSAWLALPTLAVWTVLFLLADRYRPQRFAIWYLALGWGAAIATFLSIYANTWAGQHLSIAGDGDPASSARAAIFVAPFVEEAAKATVLFGIAILARYRLTSKVSTIVLAGLSAAGFAFTENIIYYSRVIVFSSQNIGVGDADAALSQIVLLRGVLTAFGHPLFTMMTGIGLAVALRTRSKVVRVLAPLAGYLAAAGLHMLFNSQATLADGRTQMVLYFVIALPMVLGALVYVIRQILAEGRRIRTRLGDYVQLGWLPAADQLVNAKLRTRAWALLIGITHGPRVWWATVRLQRTLTELAYLRDGQVRGLYDQAATVRARELIELAHQLRPVAIADPRGRRLNLPRLRRRQPSAYQPPNYPGPAGLGGNWPAPGQSSQLGSPGYSAVDPRWGPPKG
- a CDS encoding ABC transporter, with product MSVESLSAALVRLREALGAVRLPLDLPDAQAVLSRAREQAAQLDDYVLPRLGRLDAPLLAVVGGSTGAGKSTLVNSLIGRPVTAAGVIRPTTRAAVLVHHPDDAAWFTSSQVLPGLARSDGPTQDVRALQLVAEPSLPRGLAVLDAPDLDSVVAENRALAGQLLAAADLWLFVTSAARYADAVPWDYLRSAAERKAVVAVVLDRLPPAAVDDIPAHLGQMMSQRGLAESPLFAVPETEVDADGLLPAAAVAPIRSWLAELAHSAVRRNEVVVQTLDGAITALAAAAPQVAEAVEAQQDAVATLRGDVESIFAMAAESISAQTADGTMLRGEVLARWQDFVGTGEFFRAVEQKIGRMRDRLTAAVKGEPRQAAQLKIAVESGLEILLREEGEAAVRRVVASWQAHPAGRRLLAEHEELGRTLPEFGPAAAQAVRDWQGDVLTLVTSEGQQKKAKARYLALGLNGIGVALMIVVFSQTGGLIGAEVGIAGGTAVLAQRLLEAVFGEDAVRRLARQAKQQLDARTAQVLAPESARFQAVLDQIEVRPGQAEELRAAVAELDRARAEADRFTSAPVPKAPAIPVPTELAALAAEVTRRPQPQPAERDEESTPVEEVEHS
- a CDS encoding YfjP family GTPase, whose protein sequence is MSEDRLNRRIEALRTATELAAGRSDEAVLTAAGQVIERAGTRVALSGSHTVIAIAGSTGSGKSSLFNAISGTELAEVALRRPTTSKAMAASWGTKLPHELLDWLDITRRHLIAAEPGELSDLVLLDLPDHDSADLGHRLNVDRLIELVDAMIWVVDPQKYADAALHDGYLRRLASHAEVMLVVLNQVDLLPPDQLDNCVADLRRLLDEEGLRATPLIAVSAATGRGVRQLRDSLAQTVANKQAMTRRLAADVTVSAEALTRDLGPEAPARVNPSLVRQVDSALAEAAGVSLVVEATRTSWRRRGAIATGWPLVSWIGRIKPDPLKRFRLELAPAEPQPTEVNRTSLPPATAVQKALVDKGMRLLVDHARTGLPAGWARAVEAAAHANDAILADRLDKAVAEVSLDRRRWAWWWPLIGLLQWVLIIAAVAGALFLFAGSTLTSWGVPPLPALTWYGYPLGFWLLAGGVGGGLVLAGVSRLLVWAGAARRAAKARRELSAAVTTVVAELVITPLQAELDRYHEVRRQLRTAASS